In Pseudomonas oryzicola, one DNA window encodes the following:
- a CDS encoding CidA/LrgA family protein: protein MKPALLKKALRLLLELATLCFLFLFGGQLAAWLGWPIPGGVMGLALLLLLFASGVLKPAMLQLGAGWLMAEMLLFFIPALMSLLDYGALIRDEGWRILLVIAMSTLMVMVVTALTVELVCRWRLRHEP from the coding sequence ATGAAACCCGCGTTACTGAAAAAAGCCCTGCGCCTGTTGCTCGAACTGGCGACCCTTTGTTTTCTGTTCCTGTTCGGCGGCCAGCTTGCTGCCTGGTTGGGCTGGCCGATTCCGGGTGGTGTGATGGGCCTGGCATTACTGCTGCTACTGTTCGCTTCAGGTGTGCTCAAGCCGGCCATGCTGCAACTGGGCGCGGGCTGGCTGATGGCCGAAATGCTGCTGTTTTTCATTCCGGCATTGATGAGCCTGCTCGACTACGGCGCCCTGATCCGTGACGAAGGCTGGCGCATCTTGCTGGTAATTGCCATGAGTACATTGATGGTGATGGTGGTGACCGCACTGACCGTGGAACTGGTATGCCGCTGGAGGTTGCGCCATGAGCCTTGA
- a CDS encoding LrgB family protein, which translates to MSLEPMPLFWLALTLLAYLGSRWLYRRSGRYLLSPLILVPILLLAVAVPLHTAYAEYARNTHWLMNVLGPVTVAFAVPIWQQRIMLARHWPALMTGMVAGSSASIASSWGLAHLLALDSTTSLSLVPRSITTPFAMPLAHDLGGVPELTAVFVMFTGVLGAMFGGILLRWLPLRTSLARGALFGVGAHGAGVSRAHEVGREEGSVAGLVMVLTGLLNLFAAPLLAMLL; encoded by the coding sequence ATGAGCCTTGAACCCATGCCGCTGTTCTGGCTCGCCCTGACCCTGCTGGCCTATCTGGGCAGCCGCTGGCTGTACCGGCGTAGTGGGCGCTACCTGCTGTCGCCGCTGATCCTGGTGCCGATCCTGTTGCTGGCGGTGGCGGTACCGCTGCACACCGCCTATGCCGAGTATGCCCGCAATACCCATTGGCTGATGAATGTACTCGGCCCGGTGACCGTGGCATTCGCGGTGCCGATCTGGCAGCAGCGGATCATGCTGGCACGCCACTGGCCGGCACTGATGACGGGCATGGTCGCCGGCAGCAGTGCCTCGATTGCCAGTTCCTGGGGGCTGGCTCATCTGCTCGCGCTGGACAGTACGACCAGCCTGTCGTTGGTGCCGCGTTCGATCACCACGCCGTTTGCCATGCCACTGGCCCATGACCTGGGTGGCGTACCGGAGCTGACCGCAGTATTCGTGATGTTCACCGGCGTACTCGGCGCCATGTTCGGCGGCATTTTGCTGCGCTGGTTGCCGTTGCGCACGTCGCTGGCGCGTGGGGCGCTGTTTGGCGTCGGTGCCCATGGTGCAGGGGTCAGCCGTGCGCATGAGGTGGGTCGCGAGGAGGGTTCGGTGGCGGGCCTGGTGATGGTCCTGACCGGTCTGCTGAACCTGTTCGCGGCACCGCTGCTGGCCATGCTGCTCTGA
- a CDS encoding alpha/beta fold hydrolase, which yields MPMAEIPLCVWRTRGQSFTFRGQSIRYWTAGQGEPLLLLHGFPTASWDWHYLWGPLAQRFRVIACDMLGFGDSAKPVDHVYSLMEQADLQQALLAELQVDQPVHLLAHDYGGSVAQELLARHYEQRARIASCAFLNSGLFPESCRMLLIQKLLLSRVGWLVGRSFGRDDLVRNLIQVYGPCTHPSESVLDDFWSLITANHGTRVLHKLVGYMPERRLYRDRWVGAMQREGVPLRLITGMVDPLSGAHMVERYRQLVPAPDTVQLQGIGHYPHTEAPVQVLRHYLVFRERPLRNYPQKMAWS from the coding sequence ATGCCCATGGCCGAAATTCCATTGTGCGTCTGGCGTACCCGGGGACAGAGCTTCACCTTCCGGGGCCAGAGCATCCGCTACTGGACCGCAGGGCAAGGAGAGCCCCTGCTGCTGTTGCACGGTTTCCCCACCGCCAGCTGGGATTGGCACTACTTGTGGGGGCCTTTGGCCCAACGCTTCCGGGTGATCGCCTGCGACATGCTCGGTTTTGGCGATTCGGCCAAACCGGTCGATCATGTCTACAGCCTGATGGAGCAGGCCGACCTGCAGCAGGCCTTGCTCGCCGAACTGCAGGTCGACCAGCCGGTGCACCTGCTGGCCCATGACTACGGTGGCAGCGTGGCCCAGGAACTGCTGGCGCGGCATTACGAACAGCGCGCCCGCATCGCCAGCTGTGCGTTTCTCAACAGTGGGCTGTTTCCGGAAAGTTGCCGCATGCTGCTGATCCAGAAACTGCTGCTCAGCCGTGTGGGCTGGCTGGTAGGGCGCTCGTTCGGGCGCGACGACCTGGTGCGCAACCTTATCCAGGTCTATGGCCCTTGCACCCATCCCAGTGAAAGCGTATTGGATGATTTCTGGAGCCTGATCACCGCCAACCATGGTACGCGCGTGCTGCACAAACTGGTTGGTTACATGCCGGAGCGCAGGTTGTACCGCGACCGCTGGGTTGGCGCGATGCAACGCGAAGGCGTGCCGCTGCGCTTGATCACTGGCATGGTCGACCCGCTGTCTGGCGCGCACATGGTCGAGCGCTACCGGCAACTGGTACCAGCGCCGGATACCGTTCAGTTGCAAGGCATCGGCCACTACCCGCATACCGAGGCGCCGGTCCAGGTGTTACGCCACTACCTCGTGTTTCGCGAACGACCGCTGCGCAATTACCCGCAGAAGATGGCCTGGTCCTGA
- a CDS encoding SDR family oxidoreductase, with product MSEPVRLQDRVVIVTGAGGGLGRAHALLFAARGARVVVNDLGGSTHGEGASASAADRVVEEIRAAGGSAIASHDSVSHGARIVEQALDSFGRVDVLVNNAGILRDKTFHKMEDSDWEQVYQVHVEGAYKVTRAAWPHLREQNWGRVIFTASTSGIYGNFGQANYGMAKLGLYGLTRTLAIEGRKHGILVNAIAPTGGTRMTEGLIPPQVFERLKPELVSPLVVYLGSEQCQGSGDLFEVGGGWVGKVRWERSLGVGFDPREGFTPEQVAENWARIGDFEGAVHPQDSLQALQQMMANLQKYPLG from the coding sequence ATGAGCGAGCCTGTCCGTCTGCAAGATCGCGTGGTGATCGTCACCGGAGCCGGCGGCGGCCTGGGCCGTGCCCATGCGTTGCTGTTCGCCGCGCGTGGCGCCCGGGTGGTAGTCAACGATCTCGGTGGTTCCACCCATGGTGAAGGTGCCAGCGCCTCCGCCGCTGACCGGGTTGTCGAGGAGATCCGCGCCGCTGGCGGCAGCGCCATTGCCAGCCATGATTCGGTCAGCCATGGCGCACGTATCGTCGAGCAGGCCCTGGACAGCTTCGGCCGGGTCGATGTGCTGGTGAACAACGCCGGCATCCTGCGTGACAAGACCTTCCACAAGATGGAAGACAGCGACTGGGAGCAGGTCTACCAGGTGCATGTCGAAGGGGCCTACAAGGTCACCCGCGCTGCCTGGCCGCACCTGCGCGAGCAGAACTGGGGACGAGTGATCTTCACCGCGTCCACATCCGGTATCTACGGCAACTTTGGCCAGGCCAACTATGGCATGGCCAAGCTGGGCCTGTACGGGTTGACCCGCACCCTGGCGATCGAGGGGCGCAAGCATGGCATCCTGGTCAACGCCATTGCCCCTACCGGTGGCACGCGAATGACCGAAGGGCTGATCCCGCCCCAGGTGTTCGAGCGGCTCAAGCCCGAACTGGTCAGCCCGCTGGTGGTGTACCTGGGCAGCGAGCAGTGCCAAGGCAGCGGGGACCTGTTCGAAGTGGGTGGCGGCTGGGTGGGCAAGGTGCGTTGGGAGCGTAGCCTGGGCGTGGGGTTCGATCCGCGCGAGGGCTTTACCCCGGAGCAAGTGGCGGAGAACTGGGCGCGCATCGGTGACTTCGAGGGGGCGGTGCACCCGCAGGACAGCTTGCAGGCATTGCAGCAGATGATGGCGAACCTGCAGAAATACCCACTGGGCTGA
- a CDS encoding IclR family transcriptional regulator — translation MTKASSPADNGKQKVRSAEVGTDILKALAELSPSTSLSRLAEHVQMPASKVHRYLQALIASGFAEQDAATNHYGLGREALRVGLAALGSIDVLKIAALPLSQLRDELNESCFIAVWGNQGATVVSIEPAVRAVTVVTQIGSVLPLLTSSTGLVFAAYLPERETVELRDQELAALQHSAADYQAVLAGIRERGLHHVHGLLMPGVDALSAPVFNAMGQIAAVMTVVGPTSIFHADEHGPAAQRLLAAVRETSWRMGYTPAALLPDA, via the coding sequence ATGACCAAAGCCAGCTCCCCCGCCGACAACGGCAAGCAGAAAGTCCGCTCGGCAGAGGTCGGCACCGACATCCTCAAGGCCCTTGCGGAACTCTCCCCCTCCACCTCGCTGTCGCGCCTGGCAGAGCACGTGCAGATGCCGGCGAGCAAGGTGCACCGTTACCTGCAGGCCCTGATCGCCAGCGGCTTCGCCGAGCAGGATGCAGCCACCAACCATTACGGCCTGGGGCGCGAGGCCCTGCGGGTGGGGCTGGCGGCACTGGGCAGCATCGATGTGCTGAAGATTGCCGCGCTGCCGCTGTCGCAACTGCGCGATGAACTGAACGAGAGCTGCTTCATTGCCGTATGGGGCAACCAGGGCGCGACCGTGGTCAGCATCGAGCCGGCAGTACGCGCGGTTACCGTGGTCACCCAGATCGGTTCGGTACTGCCGCTACTTACCTCATCCACCGGGCTGGTGTTCGCCGCCTACCTGCCCGAGCGCGAAACCGTGGAGTTGCGGGACCAGGAACTGGCCGCCCTGCAGCACAGTGCCGCCGATTACCAGGCAGTACTGGCCGGCATTCGCGAACGTGGCCTGCACCATGTGCACGGGCTGCTGATGCCGGGCGTGGATGCGCTGTCGGCCCCGGTATTCAACGCCATGGGGCAGATCGCTGCGGTGATGACCGTGGTCGGGCCAACCTCGATCTTCCATGCTGACGAGCATGGCCCGGCGGCGCAACGGCTGCTGGCGGCAGTACGGGAAACCAGCTGGCGCATGGGTTATACGCCTGCGGCACTATTGCCCGATGCGTAA
- the hmgA gene encoding homogentisate 1,2-dioxygenase, with the protein MNRDTSPDLHYLSGFGNEFASEALPGALPVGQNSPQKAPYGLYAELLSGTAFTMARSELRRTWLYRIRPSALHPRFERLARQPLSGPLGAITPNRLRWNPQPIPSEATDFIEGWLPMVANSAAEKPAGVSIYIYRANRSMERVFFNADGELLLVPEQGRLRIATELGVMQVEPLEIAVIPRGMKFRVELLDGQARGYIAENHGAPLRIPDLGPIGSNGLANPRDFLTPVAHYEEAAGPVQLVQKFLGEHWACELQHSPLDVVAWHGSNVPYKYDLRRFNTIGTVSFDHPDPSIFTVLTSPTSVHGMANMDFVIFPPRWMVAENTFRPPWFHRNLMNEFMGLINGAYDAKAEGFLPGGASLHGVMSAHGPDAETCEKAIAADLAPHKIDNTMAFMFETSQVLRPSLQALECPQLQADYDSCWATLPSTFNPNRR; encoded by the coding sequence ATGAATCGCGATACGTCACCCGACCTTCACTACCTCAGCGGCTTTGGCAACGAATTTGCCAGCGAAGCTTTGCCAGGTGCCCTGCCGGTCGGGCAGAACTCGCCGCAAAAAGCCCCATACGGGCTGTATGCCGAGCTGCTCTCGGGCACGGCATTCACCATGGCCCGCAGCGAGTTGCGCCGCACCTGGCTATACCGAATTCGCCCGTCTGCGCTACATCCGCGGTTCGAGCGCCTGGCGCGCCAGCCGCTGAGCGGCCCGCTGGGGGCCATCACCCCAAACCGCCTGCGCTGGAACCCACAGCCGATCCCCAGCGAAGCGACCGACTTCATCGAAGGCTGGCTACCCATGGTGGCCAACTCGGCAGCAGAGAAACCGGCCGGCGTCAGCATCTACATCTACCGCGCCAACCGTTCGATGGAACGGGTGTTTTTCAACGCCGACGGTGAACTGCTGCTGGTGCCGGAACAGGGCCGCCTGCGCATCGCCACCGAACTGGGGGTAATGCAGGTCGAACCGCTGGAAATCGCGGTGATCCCGCGCGGCATGAAGTTCCGCGTCGAGCTGCTCGACGGCCAGGCGCGTGGCTACATTGCCGAAAACCACGGCGCACCGCTGCGTATCCCGGACCTGGGCCCGATCGGCAGCAACGGCCTGGCCAACCCGCGCGACTTCCTCACCCCGGTGGCGCATTACGAAGAGGCCGCAGGCCCGGTGCAGCTGGTGCAGAAGTTCCTGGGCGAGCACTGGGCCTGCGAACTGCAGCACTCGCCGCTGGACGTGGTCGCCTGGCACGGCAGCAACGTGCCATACAAGTACGACCTGCGGCGCTTCAACACCATCGGCACGGTCAGCTTCGACCACCCGGACCCGTCGATCTTCACTGTGTTGACTTCGCCGACCAGCGTGCACGGCATGGCCAACATGGACTTCGTGATCTTCCCGCCACGCTGGATGGTGGCCGAGAACACCTTCCGTCCACCATGGTTCCACCGCAACCTGATGAACGAGTTCATGGGCCTGATCAACGGTGCCTACGACGCCAAGGCCGAGGGTTTCCTGCCCGGTGGTGCCTCGCTGCACGGAGTAATGAGCGCCCACGGTCCCGATGCCGAAACCTGCGAAAAGGCCATTGCCGCCGACCTGGCGCCGCACAAGATCGACAACACCATGGCCTTCATGTTCGAGACCAGCCAGGTGCTGCGCCCGAGCCTGCAGGCCCTCGAATGCCCGCAATTGCAGGCCGACTACGATAGTTGCTGGGCCACCTTGCCGAGCACCTTCAACCCGAACCGGAGATAA
- the fahA gene encoding fumarylacetoacetase: MNQTAIARSWVEHANGHSDFPLQNLPLGIFSRPGEARRCGVAIGDAILDLEAVLAAGLFDGAAKAAVEATRGGALNAFFALGRSARVALRERLQVLLGEHSEHQAALQPALYPASACQLHVPAQIGDYTDFYVGIEHAKNVGKLFRPDNPLLPNYKYVPIGYHGRASTIRPSGTDVRRPKGQTLPAGHSEPSFGPCARLDYELELGIWIGQGNDFGQAIPIGDAAEHVAGLCLLNDWSARDIQAWEYQPLGPFLSKSFVTSISPWVVTAEALEPFRCAQPPRPQGDPQPLSYLLDKRDQAAGAFDIELEVLLLTERMREQRMAPHRLTLSNTRSMYWTVAQLVTHHSVNGCQLQPGDLFGSGTLSGATPGSFGSLLEITEGGKHPVELASGEVRKFLEDGDEIILRGRCVRDGVASIGFGECRGTVIAAN; this comes from the coding sequence ATGAACCAGACCGCCATTGCCCGTAGCTGGGTGGAGCACGCCAACGGGCACAGCGACTTCCCGCTGCAGAACCTGCCGTTGGGCATATTCAGCCGGCCCGGTGAAGCCAGGCGCTGTGGCGTGGCCATTGGCGATGCGATCCTCGACCTTGAGGCAGTGCTGGCCGCCGGCCTGTTCGACGGTGCCGCCAAGGCTGCTGTCGAGGCCACCCGCGGTGGCGCTCTGAACGCATTCTTCGCCCTCGGTCGCAGCGCTCGCGTGGCCCTGCGCGAGCGTCTGCAGGTGCTGCTAGGCGAGCACAGCGAGCACCAGGCGGCCCTGCAGCCTGCGTTGTATCCGGCCAGCGCCTGCCAGTTGCATGTACCGGCGCAGATTGGTGACTACACCGACTTCTACGTGGGCATCGAGCACGCCAAGAACGTCGGCAAGCTGTTCCGCCCTGACAACCCGCTGCTGCCCAACTACAAGTACGTGCCGATCGGTTATCACGGCCGCGCCTCGACCATCCGTCCGTCCGGCACCGACGTGCGTCGCCCCAAGGGCCAGACCCTGCCGGCCGGGCACAGCGAACCGAGCTTCGGCCCTTGCGCGCGCCTGGACTACGAGCTGGAACTGGGCATCTGGATCGGCCAGGGCAATGACTTCGGCCAGGCGATCCCGATCGGTGATGCCGCCGAGCACGTGGCAGGCCTGTGCCTGCTCAATGACTGGTCGGCCCGGGATATCCAGGCCTGGGAATACCAGCCGCTGGGCCCGTTCCTGTCGAAAAGTTTCGTTACCAGCATCTCACCGTGGGTAGTCACTGCCGAAGCGCTGGAACCCTTCCGTTGTGCCCAGCCGCCACGCCCGCAAGGCGACCCGCAGCCACTGTCGTACTTGCTGGACAAGCGCGACCAGGCCGCCGGTGCATTCGATATCGAACTCGAGGTATTGCTGCTGACCGAGCGCATGCGCGAGCAGCGCATGGCCCCGCATCGCCTGACCCTGAGCAACACCCGCAGCATGTACTGGACCGTGGCGCAGCTGGTGACGCACCACAGCGTCAACGGCTGCCAGCTGCAGCCGGGCGACCTGTTCGGTTCGGGCACGCTGTCGGGCGCCACGCCCGGTTCGTTCGGCAGCCTGCTGGAGATCACCGAAGGCGGCAAGCACCCGGTGGAACTGGCCAGTGGCGAGGTACGCAAGTTCCTCGAGGACGGCGACGAAATCATCCTGCGTGGCCGTTGCGTACGTGATGGCGTGGCCAGCATCGGCTTCGGCGAGTGCCGCGGCACGGTCATCGCGGCCAACTGA
- the maiA gene encoding maleylacetoacetate isomerase yields MELYTYYRSTSSYRVRIALALKGLAYQSLPVNLLQGEQRGAAYVAVNPQGRVPALRTDGGELLVQSPAIIEYLEEVYPQPALLPATPEVRAKVRGVAAIIGCDIHPLHNVSVLNRLRQAGHDETQVNQWIGHWISQGLAAVEQLIGDHGFCFGDEPGLADVYLIPQLYAAERFNIDLDGFPRILRVAALAAGHPAFAKAHPSRQPDCPAQ; encoded by the coding sequence ATGGAGCTGTACACCTATTACCGTTCCACCTCGTCCTATCGGGTGCGCATTGCCCTGGCGCTGAAGGGGCTGGCCTACCAGTCCCTGCCGGTCAACCTGCTGCAGGGTGAGCAACGCGGTGCTGCCTATGTCGCCGTCAATCCGCAGGGCCGTGTGCCAGCCTTGCGCACTGACGGCGGTGAGCTGCTGGTGCAGTCTCCGGCGATCATCGAGTACCTGGAAGAGGTTTATCCACAGCCCGCGCTGCTGCCTGCCACGCCGGAGGTGCGCGCCAAGGTGCGTGGTGTGGCAGCGATCATCGGCTGCGACATCCATCCGTTGCACAATGTCAGCGTGCTCAACCGGCTGCGCCAGGCCGGGCATGACGAGACCCAGGTCAACCAGTGGATTGGCCACTGGATCAGCCAAGGGCTGGCAGCGGTGGAACAACTGATCGGCGATCACGGCTTCTGTTTCGGCGATGAGCCAGGCCTGGCGGACGTCTACTTGATCCCTCAGTTGTACGCGGCCGAACGTTTCAACATCGACCTCGACGGCTTCCCGCGCATCCTGCGGGTTGCCGCCCTGGCCGCCGGGCACCCGGCGTTTGCCAAGGCACACCCTTCCCGGCAGCCGGACTGCCCGGCTCAGTGA